In Amaranthus tricolor cultivar Red isolate AtriRed21 chromosome 5, ASM2621246v1, whole genome shotgun sequence, a genomic segment contains:
- the LOC130813336 gene encoding uncharacterized protein LOC130813336, translating to MHTEERLNKMALAITQLTCAVTNLVLNEGRLTNLTPLPPCTTMTTPTKQNKTRYVLTKRDGYEEVQIRRGSRHLVIRKTNEKQDQQQNKKLKAIEDAPVDLELTKPTNVDDIEINKVSLKNPYAYCNENDFHFMNNKETSCLVNKSFTTEISEEQVKQQTNTLNSVQDEALDTELIKIIHVDNVELNKLHLQALSTCCEMNGFCFIEDTIADFAVCCRYHTDEIQQAVGTLQQEEQNKAKAASVSKHNKQQNNIVAENLLKFNGILETFNVDDHNKHKGNAELRTILFKEGGIDAIIGSPQSKSKEEQHNCIIVLTQPIEPMKCLENKEDDHQNRLSINMELRQRQEGTQGSLLTAIKQNRNMNQFPSLQTAESTKHHIACQPTFRALERLALCMHEHGDPRNGISRHVRLHQDSEASQRTLTEATRPAPRSLVRLTFDNG from the coding sequence ATGCATACTGAGGAGAGATTGAATAAGATGGCTCTTGCCATTACACAACTCACATGTGCAGTGACCAACCTTGTTCTAAATGAGGGAAGATTAACAAATCTTACACCCCTACCTCCATGCACGACCATGACtactcctacaaaacaaaacaaaacaagatatGTGCTGACCAAACGTGACGGGTATGAGGAAGTTCAGATTAGGAGAGGATCTAGGCATTTGGTCATAAGAAAAACTAATGAGAAACAAGACCAacagcaaaataaaaaattgaaagcaatagaggATGCACCAGTAGACCTTGAATTGACTAAGCCTACGaatgttgatgatattgagaTAAATAAAGTGTCTTTGAAAAATCCATATGCATActgtaatgaaaatgattttcacttcATGAACAATAAGGAAACGAGCTGTCTTGTGAATAAAAGCTTCACCACAGAGATTAGTGAGGAACAAGTGAAACAACAAACCAACACATTGAATTCAGTACAAGATGAAGCACTAGACACTGAACTGATTAAGATTATACATGTTGATAATGttgaattaaacaaactgcACTTGCAAGCTTTATCTACATGCTGTGAGATGAATGGTTTTTGTTTCATAGAAGATACAATTGCTGACTTTGCTGTTTGTTGTAGGTACCATACAGATGAGATACAGCAAGCTGTAGGAACCTTACAACAAGAAGAACAAAACAAAGCCAAAGCAGCAAGTGTTAGCAAGCACAATAAGCAGCAGAACAACATTGTAGCTGAGAATCTTCTGAAGTTCAACGGAATTTTGGAAACCTTCAACGTGGATGACCACAATAAGCATAAGGGTAacgcagaattgaggacaattctgttTAAAGAAGGAGGGATTGATGCAATTATAGGTAGCCCACAATCCAAGTCAAAAGAAGAACAGCATAATTGCATCATTGTGCTTACTCAACCCATTGAACCTATGAAGTGCTTGGAAAATAAAgaggatgatcatcaaaatAGACTAAGCATAAACATGGAATTAAGACAAAGACAAGAAGGAACACAAGGAAGTCTCCTAACAGCCATCAAGCAAAACAGGAACATGAACCAGTTCCCAAGTCTACAAACAGCAGAATCAACAAAACATCACATTGCCTGCCAGCCTACCTTTCGAGCATTAGAACGTCTAGCTTTGTGCATGCATGAGCATGGAGATCCAAGGAATGGCATCTCTAGACATGTAAGATTACACCAAGACTCAGAGGCATCACAACGGACCCTCACAGAAGCCACAAGACCAGCTCCAAGGTCGCTTGTTCGCCTGACGTTTGATAATGGCTGA